One window of Paenibacillus sp. FSL K6-3182 genomic DNA carries:
- a CDS encoding DUF4255 domain-containing protein gives MGGYTVIADLEASMLRLLRDHLTPDPVPRPELIGMASPRDAGDLALSLFLFNVKENGESRRTGMVDRGGVLQYPPQALDFYFLMTAHSSANRLTRALDEHRILGRAMQVFYDNAVLSGTYLEGTLAEGNGAIRMSLVSMEGEDLLKLWQFGDTPYKLSVVYRVGPVMLDSNRVKPVSRVVERHIVLEEKDGG, from the coding sequence CATGCTGCGCTTGCTACGTGATCATCTTACGCCTGACCCAGTGCCGCGTCCCGAGTTGATCGGAATGGCTTCGCCCCGGGATGCAGGCGATCTAGCTCTTTCCTTGTTTTTGTTCAACGTTAAGGAAAATGGCGAATCTCGCCGGACGGGCATGGTGGATCGTGGAGGTGTGCTTCAGTACCCGCCGCAAGCGCTTGATTTTTATTTTTTAATGACAGCGCATTCGAGTGCGAATCGATTAACGCGTGCATTGGACGAGCATCGGATATTAGGTCGTGCTATGCAGGTCTTTTATGATAACGCCGTGCTCAGCGGTACATATCTTGAAGGCACGCTTGCTGAAGGAAACGGTGCGATAAGGATGAGTCTAGTCAGCATGGAAGGCGAAGATTTACTGAAGCTTTGGCAGTTCGGTGATACGCCGTACAAGCTTTCTGTCGTCTATCGCGTAGGCCCAGTCATGCTCGATTCGAATCGTGTGAAGCCGGTTTCGCGAGTTGTCGAGCGTCATATTGTGCTTGAGGAAAAGGACGGTGGCTAA